A genomic region of Melopsittacus undulatus isolate bMelUnd1 chromosome 5, bMelUnd1.mat.Z, whole genome shotgun sequence contains the following coding sequences:
- the LOC101877789 gene encoding alveolar macrophage chemotactic factor, which produces MAVQAALLLGVLLLTHHPGDTALLEANGNLSCRCAKTTRAFIPPWKYSSIEVRPVGSSCRRLEVVIKLKSLERVCINPDTPWVKKLLQDLPNLRKKEATH; this is translated from the exons ATGGCTGTGCaggctgccctgctgctgggggtgctgctgctgacccACCACCCTGGGGATACAG CCCTCTTGGAAGCCAACGGCAACCTGAGCTGCCGCTGTGCCAAGACCACCAGGGCCTTCATCCCGCCATGGAAATACAGCAGCATCGAGGTCCGGCCAGTGGGGAGCAGCTGCCGGCGCCTCGAGGTGGT GATTAAACTAAAAAGCCTGGAGAGGGTCTGCATAAATCCTGACACCCCTTGGGTGAAGAAGCTCCTGCAGGACCTCCCTAACCT gaggaagaaagaggctACCCACTGA
- the LOC101877958 gene encoding interleukin-8-like codes for MGAPVLPWLLVLLVMSHLAHAAILEVNGNLNCRCVKTTADYISPKRYESIEIRPVGSTCRRTEIIIKLKTSGKVCVNPDAPWVKKLLKRIASTKKK; via the exons ATGGGAGCACCAGTTCTCCCgtggctgctggtgctgctggtgatgtCCCACTTAGCCCATGCAG cCATCCTGGAGGTGAACGGAAACCTGAACTGTAGATGCGTAAAGACAACCGCAGACTACATTAGTCCAAAGAGATACGAAAGCATTGAGATAAGACCCGTGGGGAGCACCTGCAGGCGTACAGAGATCAT AATTAAGCTAAAAACCTCAGGGAAGGTGTGTGTGAATCCTGATGCCCCTTGGGTAAAGAAGCTGCTGAAGCGTATTGCTAGCAC gaagaaaaaataa